In the genome of Pseudomonas sp. LBUM920, one region contains:
- a CDS encoding toprim domain-containing protein: MEDKIRADVLQRLESDYGLQHMKGTHYMRKGTCPQCNQKRLFSRHDEPWFIRCGREKNCRYMAPTKELYPDLFDDWSKRAPATRDEPAASAKAYLTFARGFRVELIEGWYTQESYFDRDLNIGSATVRFPLEHGGYWERLIDQPSRFGKKKARFQPLKSYRGHWWCPPCLDLLEVEELWIVEGIFDAIALIQNGISAVAALSSNAFPEESLRALIAARGGKTPKLVWALDNEPGAHKYTRMWVNRARELGFTCDAAQISQPDARKVDWNDLHQRWAFIDDEKVRADRIETDLKEARHQGALLIAESASDKALLMYQWREREEFHFCFDSRLYWWKLDLAKYNSAKQALEKSDGHEAQTLSEKQLREKALNVAGCVVEIANCYPKALYFQRNEITDESWYFFRVDFPHDGGSVKNTFTGGQVAAASEFKKRLLGMGAGAVFTGSGQQLDKLMKDQLFGIKTVQTIDYVGYSKEYHCYVFNDVAIREGQVIHINEEEFFEMGKLKLKTLQKGVKIDLEKDGKKYDDQWLGLLWQCFGAQGIVALTFWFGSLFAEQIRSRYQSFPFLEATGEAGAGKTTLLTLLWKLAGRDGYEGFDPSKSTKAGRSRLMGQVSGMPIVLLESDRSGDDKSHAKTFEWDELKDYYGGGTLATKGVKTAGNETYEPPFRGTIAISQNAPVVASEAIMTRIVKLHFVRPNVTAESRAAADRLNALEGSRLSNFVLQAVRKELEVMELFSQRIAGYEAKLRNLHSHCFACDTPFKGEHSECSHCGNKLRGYIRVERINKNHAQMLTLLDCLCMVVPLTDAQVEHTRSQIIRMAIERQASISSDHPVVAEFWEVYEYLEGLDADGPVVNHSKKDHVIAINLNDFVKCAAENRQKIADVSELRERLKDSRSRKLLDINKATDSAVRAHQASKTNAVITKQPIVKCWHFQA, translated from the coding sequence ATGGAAGACAAGATCCGCGCTGATGTGCTTCAGCGCCTGGAGTCTGATTACGGCCTTCAGCACATGAAAGGCACGCACTACATGCGCAAGGGCACCTGCCCACAGTGCAATCAGAAACGGTTGTTTTCGCGCCACGATGAACCCTGGTTCATCCGCTGTGGCCGCGAAAAAAATTGCCGGTACATGGCTCCCACCAAAGAGCTTTACCCGGATCTGTTCGACGACTGGAGCAAGCGTGCACCGGCCACCCGTGACGAGCCTGCCGCCAGCGCAAAAGCGTACCTGACGTTTGCCCGAGGTTTCCGCGTTGAGCTGATAGAGGGCTGGTACACCCAGGAAAGCTACTTTGATCGCGACCTGAATATTGGCTCTGCCACCGTGCGCTTTCCGCTGGAGCACGGTGGGTACTGGGAGCGCTTGATTGATCAACCGTCGCGCTTCGGTAAGAAGAAGGCCCGCTTCCAACCTCTCAAGAGTTACAGAGGGCACTGGTGGTGCCCGCCGTGCCTGGATCTACTTGAAGTGGAAGAGCTGTGGATCGTTGAAGGCATCTTCGACGCTATCGCGCTCATTCAAAACGGTATCTCTGCGGTTGCTGCCCTTTCCTCAAACGCCTTTCCAGAGGAGTCACTGAGGGCGCTGATCGCCGCTCGCGGCGGCAAAACACCCAAGTTGGTTTGGGCTCTGGACAACGAGCCAGGCGCTCACAAGTACACCCGTATGTGGGTCAACCGTGCCCGTGAACTTGGCTTTACCTGCGACGCAGCCCAGATATCACAGCCTGACGCCCGCAAGGTTGACTGGAACGATCTGCATCAACGCTGGGCATTTATCGACGATGAAAAAGTCCGTGCTGATCGCATAGAAACGGACCTGAAAGAAGCCCGCCATCAGGGTGCCCTGCTGATCGCAGAAAGTGCCAGCGATAAGGCGTTGCTGATGTACCAGTGGCGCGAACGGGAGGAATTTCACTTCTGTTTCGACTCCCGCCTGTACTGGTGGAAATTGGACCTGGCGAAATACAACAGCGCCAAACAGGCCCTTGAAAAGAGCGACGGCCACGAAGCCCAAACACTCAGCGAAAAGCAGCTTCGGGAGAAGGCGCTGAACGTCGCCGGCTGCGTCGTCGAGATCGCCAACTGTTACCCCAAAGCCCTCTATTTCCAGCGCAACGAGATTACCGACGAGTCCTGGTACTTCTTCCGCGTGGACTTCCCTCACGACGGCGGTTCCGTGAAAAACACCTTCACCGGCGGCCAGGTCGCCGCCGCTAGCGAATTCAAAAAAAGACTTCTCGGCATGGGTGCCGGAGCCGTGTTCACCGGCAGTGGACAGCAATTGGACAAACTCATGAAAGACCAGCTTTTTGGCATCAAGACCGTTCAGACCATCGACTACGTGGGCTACAGCAAGGAATACCACTGCTACGTGTTCAACGACGTCGCCATCCGCGAAGGCCAGGTGATCCACATCAACGAGGAAGAGTTTTTTGAGATGGGCAAGTTGAAGCTCAAGACTCTGCAAAAGGGTGTGAAGATCGATCTGGAAAAGGATGGCAAAAAATACGATGACCAGTGGCTAGGGCTTCTGTGGCAGTGCTTTGGTGCCCAGGGCATCGTGGCGTTGACCTTCTGGTTTGGCTCGCTGTTCGCCGAACAGATCCGCAGCCGGTATCAGTCGTTTCCTTTCCTTGAGGCCACAGGTGAGGCCGGCGCCGGCAAGACCACGCTGCTAACTCTGCTGTGGAAACTCGCAGGCCGCGACGGATACGAAGGGTTCGACCCGTCCAAATCCACCAAGGCCGGCCGCAGCCGCTTGATGGGCCAGGTATCCGGCATGCCCATCGTGCTGCTGGAATCAGACCGCAGCGGCGACGACAAGTCTCACGCCAAAACCTTCGAATGGGACGAACTCAAGGATTACTACGGCGGCGGCACCCTGGCGACCAAGGGTGTAAAAACCGCCGGTAACGAAACCTACGAACCACCGTTTCGGGGCACCATCGCCATCAGCCAGAACGCCCCTGTGGTGGCGTCAGAGGCGATCATGACCCGGATCGTAAAGCTGCACTTTGTGCGACCGAACGTCACCGCTGAAAGCCGTGCGGCGGCAGATCGGCTCAATGCGCTGGAAGGTTCGAGACTCAGCAACTTTGTGTTGCAGGCCGTGCGTAAAGAGCTGGAGGTGATGGAGCTGTTCAGCCAGCGGATAGCGGGCTACGAGGCGAAGTTACGCAATCTGCACTCCCACTGCTTTGCCTGCGACACCCCATTTAAAGGCGAGCACAGCGAATGTAGCCATTGCGGCAACAAGCTGCGCGGCTACATCCGGGTGGAGCGGATCAACAAGAACCACGCCCAAATGCTCACCCTGCTGGACTGCCTTTGCATGGTGGTGCCGCTCACCGACGCACAGGTCGAGCACACCCGCTCGCAGATCATCCGCATGGCAATTGAACGTCAGGCCTCGATCAGCTCCGACCATCCGGTGGTGGCTGAATTCTGGGAAGTTTACGAATACCTGGAAGGCCTCGACGCCGATGGCCCGGTGGTCAACCACAGCAAGAAAGACCACGTCATCGCCATCAATCTCAACGACTTCGTGAAATGCGCGGCAGAGAACCGGCAAAAAATCGCCGACGTCAGCGAGCTGCGCGAACGCTTGAAAGACTCCCGCTCGCGGAAGCTGCTCGACATCAACAAGGCGACTGACAGCGCGGTACGGGCTCACCAGGCCAGTAAAACCAACGCGGTAATAACCAAGCAACCCATCGTCAAGTGCTGGCACTTCCAGGCCTGA
- a CDS encoding ogr/Delta-like zinc finger family protein: MSTYKLVCPCCGSSMRIRTSEGQTPCFRSMYSECTNLLCGATFSGSLVWEYQLSPSGIERPLTVLPMAPTKVRLLARQNLTAKNDQPDLLDQLDMEAATV, encoded by the coding sequence TTGAGCACCTACAAGCTGGTCTGTCCCTGCTGCGGCAGCTCGATGCGCATCCGGACCTCCGAGGGGCAGACCCCTTGCTTCCGTTCGATGTACTCGGAATGCACCAACCTGCTGTGCGGCGCCACGTTTTCCGGCTCTTTGGTTTGGGAATACCAGCTGAGCCCATCAGGCATCGAGCGCCCCCTTACCGTTCTGCCCATGGCGCCCACCAAAGTGCGCCTCCTTGCTCGACAGAACCTCACGGCAAAAAACGATCAACCCGACCTGTTGGACCAACTGGATATGGAGGCCGCAACTGTATGA
- a CDS encoding YmfL family putative regulatory protein translates to MKRPVLATKRQVMSAVINDYEGGRECAAARLGYELKKFDNHIYENAGSRPLSDEQIHLLEQDMGTTYLPEYIAAMYGGMFVPLAKPETLDNVDLYNRSVRAAAKRGVVDQIIAKALDDGVIERDEAEAILRAHSHYMAARHSEVLATILLHSRGPKH, encoded by the coding sequence ATGAAACGCCCAGTTCTAGCGACCAAGCGCCAAGTCATGAGTGCAGTGATCAACGACTACGAAGGTGGCCGTGAATGCGCTGCAGCCCGCCTTGGATACGAACTCAAGAAGTTCGATAACCATATCTACGAAAACGCCGGCAGTCGGCCTCTGAGCGATGAACAGATTCATCTGTTAGAGCAGGACATGGGCACCACCTACCTGCCGGAATACATCGCGGCGATGTACGGCGGCATGTTCGTCCCCCTCGCCAAGCCTGAAACATTGGACAACGTAGACCTCTACAACCGCTCAGTACGTGCTGCAGCCAAGCGCGGTGTGGTCGACCAGATCATTGCGAAGGCATTGGACGACGGCGTCATTGAACGGGACGAAGCCGAGGCGATTTTGCGCGCTCACAGCCATTACATGGCGGCCCGTCACTCTGAAGTTCTGGCAACGATTCTGCTGCATAGCCGGGGGCCAAAGCATTGA
- a CDS encoding phage-associated protein, BcepMu gp16 family — protein MEKRQIQARLIERGSNFRQFALSHGYEVRTVTQVVQRWAGNNKLPRGRLTFQILRDLSRMIGKEILPGILAESAEQNSAPAV, from the coding sequence ATGGAAAAGCGTCAGATCCAAGCACGACTGATCGAGCGCGGCAGTAACTTCCGGCAGTTCGCCCTAAGCCATGGCTACGAGGTGCGCACAGTGACGCAAGTGGTTCAGCGTTGGGCGGGAAACAACAAGCTGCCCCGCGGCAGGTTGACGTTCCAAATCCTACGAGACCTGTCTCGGATGATCGGCAAAGAAATATTGCCGGGAATCCTCGCGGAAAGCGCCGAGCAAAACTCAGCACCGGCTGTATGA
- a CDS encoding helix-turn-helix domain-containing protein, whose protein sequence is MYLFVRSIRTKTGASIGIHEKMSIAARLRSVIDDRGMSIKEASEVVGIPYRTLQNYLLGEREPNAKAMAAIRTHLGISLDWLLTGEGSMCLGVSAEPLETQTVNQQEEAILELFRSLGEAGKREIQSAAEEKKRLMDVEQRLKDLTEALADTKRPA, encoded by the coding sequence ATGTACCTGTTTGTTCGCAGTATACGCACCAAAACGGGTGCGTCAATTGGAATTCATGAAAAAATGAGTATAGCCGCTCGTCTGCGCAGCGTAATCGATGACAGAGGCATGTCTATAAAGGAGGCCTCAGAGGTAGTGGGTATCCCTTACAGGACGCTTCAGAACTACCTATTGGGCGAGCGTGAGCCCAATGCAAAAGCGATGGCGGCTATTCGCACCCATTTGGGTATAAGTCTGGATTGGTTGCTGACTGGCGAAGGATCTATGTGTCTGGGTGTTTCGGCTGAACCATTGGAAACGCAAACCGTTAATCAGCAGGAGGAGGCCATCCTTGAGCTGTTCCGCTCGCTTGGAGAGGCCGGGAAGCGGGAGATACAAAGCGCTGCTGAGGAAAAGAAACGCTTAATGGATGTCGAGCAGCGCCTCAAGGATTTGACTGAAGCTCTTGCCGATACTAAACGGCCAGCATAA
- a CDS encoding phage late control D family protein yields MIGAALSNVTGYLVDTAERFVRDAAYPVPAFRLTVDGNDIAMKVSPRLMSLDLTDNRGVEADQLTITLSDHDGLLSIPPKGAVLRLWLGWSDTGLVDKGTYTVDETEHSGAPDVLSIRARSADLRKGLKTKRERSWSNTTLGKVIGDIAMGNNLTSTVAGALGALPILQLDQANESDANLITRLGEEFDAVASVKAGCLLCIPAGGGKTASGLPLPHITLTRADGDQHRYLQADRDSYDGVRAYFYDVHSAKKQEAIAGGGENLKDLRHTYSDQQSALRAARAEFRRLQRGSATLSYTLAMGRPDLIPELTYTLQGVKAEIDEIIWYGGNVQHSLSPDGGYTVSLELESKLPEDNVEDLAEENRGDYTGIIAYYRDQKTGKEKTITAGDQARPRRLRWLYASEKTAKRALDREFKKKVY; encoded by the coding sequence GTGATAGGGGCCGCGCTGTCCAACGTCACGGGTTACCTTGTGGATACGGCGGAACGCTTCGTTCGGGACGCTGCCTATCCCGTTCCGGCCTTCCGCCTCACGGTCGATGGCAACGATATCGCCATGAAGGTGAGCCCGCGGCTGATGAGCCTGGATTTAACCGACAACCGTGGCGTCGAGGCCGATCAGCTCACGATTACGTTGAGCGACCATGACGGCCTGCTGTCGATTCCGCCCAAGGGCGCGGTACTTCGCTTGTGGTTGGGCTGGAGCGACACGGGCCTGGTGGACAAGGGCACCTACACCGTCGACGAGACGGAACACAGCGGCGCGCCGGATGTGCTCAGCATCCGCGCTCGATCGGCAGACCTGCGCAAAGGGCTGAAGACCAAGCGCGAACGTAGCTGGAGCAATACCACGCTGGGCAAGGTCATCGGCGATATCGCCATGGGAAACAACCTGACCTCAACCGTCGCCGGCGCGCTCGGTGCCCTGCCGATCCTGCAGCTTGACCAGGCCAACGAATCGGATGCCAACCTGATCACCCGCTTGGGCGAAGAATTTGACGCGGTAGCCAGCGTGAAGGCGGGGTGCCTGCTATGCATCCCCGCAGGCGGTGGAAAGACAGCCAGCGGGCTTCCCCTACCCCACATCACGCTCACCCGCGCAGACGGCGACCAGCACCGTTACCTGCAGGCTGACCGGGACAGCTACGACGGCGTGCGCGCGTATTTCTACGACGTGCACAGCGCTAAGAAACAGGAAGCGATTGCCGGCGGTGGCGAGAACCTCAAGGATCTGCGCCACACCTACAGCGATCAGCAGTCAGCGCTCAGGGCTGCAAGAGCCGAGTTTCGACGCCTGCAACGCGGCAGTGCCACGCTCAGCTATACCCTTGCGATGGGCCGGCCGGACCTGATCCCCGAACTGACCTACACGCTCCAGGGCGTTAAAGCGGAAATCGACGAGATCATCTGGTACGGCGGCAACGTGCAGCACAGCTTGAGCCCGGATGGCGGCTACACCGTCAGCCTGGAGCTGGAAAGCAAACTGCCAGAAGACAACGTTGAAGACTTGGCGGAAGAAAACAGGGGAGATTACACGGGGATCATCGCCTACTACCGCGACCAAAAAACCGGGAAGGAAAAGACGATTACTGCGGGGGACCAAGCGAGGCCGAGGCGGTTGCGGTGGTTGTATGCGAGTGAGAAAACAGCCAAGCGGGCTCTAGATCGAGAGTTTAAAAAGAAGGTTTATTAA
- a CDS encoding phage tail protein: MMLSLGMFVFSLSTLAYQELQRQTNWRHASNSRVGTSPALQFIGRGEDTITLPGIILPELAGSVLSLDALRLMANTGKAWPMVEGTGRIYGLWVIESLNETKTVFFKDGTPRRIEFTLTLKRTDDDRIDLLGAATSTGLSILRGLL, from the coding sequence ATGATGCTCAGCCTTGGCATGTTCGTGTTCAGCCTATCGACCCTCGCTTACCAGGAGCTGCAGCGCCAAACCAATTGGCGCCATGCCAGCAACAGCCGCGTGGGCACATCTCCCGCACTGCAGTTTATTGGCCGTGGTGAAGACACCATCACCCTCCCCGGTATCATCCTCCCGGAATTGGCAGGCAGCGTTCTCAGTCTGGACGCACTGCGTTTGATGGCGAACACCGGCAAGGCCTGGCCGATGGTTGAAGGTACCGGCCGGATATACGGGCTGTGGGTGATAGAAAGCCTGAACGAGACTAAAACTGTCTTTTTCAAAGACGGCACGCCGCGCCGTATCGAGTTCACCCTTACGCTGAAGCGTACCGATGATGACCGTATAGACCTTCTCGGCGCTGCTACCAGCACCGGGCTCAGCATTCTGCGGGGGTTGCTGTGA
- a CDS encoding phage tail tape measure protein produces the protein MANDLRLQVLLSAIDKATGPLNKITGGSKETARALKAARDRLKELNTQQRDVSAWRDMQAATRATSEALAANNAKVGQLARETAKVRQQLAPTQALFEKSRQKVDTLKTSQTDLKRELTGTRNALGLMSDEHRQSASQIAALNAVMQKGNVLTRAQHDEYTRLTAAQRERKTQLDQLAAKEKALADRFTLNNAQLRTSRAGHASLRDELRRLETPFKDQLALLKQHTSESKRLGEQYGQQQGKLASLGAQLKTAGINTNALGASELKLKRDMDSATQAIKLQMDHLDALRRKQESLAKARATYDKTQSLAGSMAVSGAAGLGVGYAASRPVVSAIQAFAPNEDSATQLKVSMMDDTGKVSTDFQKITDLATKLGDRLPGTTADFQNMMTMLRRQGISAQSILGGTGEAAAYLGVQMKMEATEAAEFAAKMQDATRTTEKDMMGLMDTIQRGFYAGMEPSNMIQGFSKISPVMDVIKKSGIDAAKELAPLLIMMDQASMDGSSAGNAFRKIFQAGLNQDKVDKANSIAAGANKGVSLKFTDDKGNFAGLQNLYAQVEKLKVLNDTDRTAVISKLFGDDAETMTTLNTMMNKGLAGYQEIQEKLRVQADLRTRVNEQLGTLTNVMEAAEGSFTNAMAEFGAAVAPELKSLINTLGELANGVGTWARENPKLAGGLVKVVAAVAAAALVFGTLALTMASMLGPFAVLRYGMAMFGIRLGSIKAQLIGTRIAAASAGVEVGRMGKVWKTVTASRAASGIMSVIPTLISSARLAAVSVLPMLSGAISTVGATILATPVGWLIAAVAGLVAAALLIYKYWKPIKGFFLGFWQGLTEALQPVLAGFGKFGGLLISLAKAAYSIPVIGFALRLLGSIVRPLFNMISSGIRRVIGWFTDLLKPVEDVGGAAQSMGQRFGAAIGNMIMTLLQSIGSIANGAVNVWTTIKTSFDQGLAGILQLIINFSPLGLFYQAFAGVMSYFGVELPGKFTEFGGMIVNGLVNGLKAGLGAVKSTISSIGDSSIGWFKEKLGIHSPSRVFAELGGFTMEGLTKGLEGGQKGPLNALSSMGKQLTAAGTLALTATAMPALAVDDRPPISSAGTSVVYDSHDTYQITIAAAPGMDMQAMEKSLRAMLNKIENEKRARQRSKLSDRD, from the coding sequence ATGGCGAATGATCTGAGACTTCAGGTGCTGCTCAGCGCCATCGACAAGGCCACAGGTCCGCTGAACAAAATCACGGGGGGCAGCAAAGAAACCGCCCGCGCCCTCAAGGCCGCCCGTGACCGCCTGAAAGAACTCAACACTCAGCAACGCGACGTCAGTGCCTGGCGTGACATGCAAGCCGCCACCCGAGCGACGTCCGAAGCGCTGGCAGCCAACAATGCCAAGGTGGGCCAGCTGGCCCGCGAGACAGCCAAAGTCCGTCAGCAGCTCGCACCGACCCAGGCGCTGTTCGAGAAGTCGCGGCAGAAGGTCGACACGCTTAAAACCAGTCAGACCGACCTCAAGCGCGAACTCACCGGGACACGCAATGCCCTGGGGTTGATGAGCGACGAACACCGCCAATCTGCCAGCCAGATCGCGGCGCTCAATGCCGTGATGCAAAAGGGCAATGTACTGACCCGAGCGCAGCACGACGAATACACCCGCCTCACAGCCGCCCAGCGGGAGCGCAAGACCCAGCTGGACCAGCTCGCCGCCAAGGAAAAGGCCCTGGCTGACCGGTTTACACTCAACAACGCGCAGTTGCGCACCAGTCGTGCGGGCCATGCCAGCCTGCGCGACGAGCTCCGCCGCCTGGAAACTCCTTTCAAGGATCAGCTCGCGCTGCTGAAACAGCACACCAGCGAGTCGAAGCGCCTGGGCGAGCAGTACGGCCAGCAGCAAGGGAAACTCGCCAGCCTCGGTGCACAGCTCAAGACCGCCGGCATCAACACCAATGCCCTGGGCGCCTCCGAGCTGAAACTCAAGCGCGACATGGACAGTGCCACCCAGGCCATCAAGTTGCAGATGGACCACCTGGACGCCCTGAGGCGTAAACAGGAAAGCCTGGCTAAGGCGCGCGCCACCTACGATAAAACCCAGAGCTTGGCGGGCAGTATGGCTGTGTCTGGTGCCGCAGGGCTCGGGGTGGGATACGCCGCCAGCCGCCCTGTGGTGTCGGCAATTCAGGCCTTCGCCCCGAACGAAGACTCGGCCACACAGCTCAAGGTGTCGATGATGGACGACACCGGCAAGGTGTCCACGGACTTTCAGAAGATCACAGACCTGGCGACCAAGTTGGGCGACCGCCTGCCGGGCACCACCGCCGATTTTCAAAACATGATGACGATGCTTCGGCGCCAGGGCATCAGTGCACAAAGCATCCTGGGCGGCACCGGGGAAGCAGCCGCGTACCTCGGTGTGCAAATGAAGATGGAAGCCACTGAGGCGGCTGAGTTTGCCGCCAAGATGCAGGACGCCACGCGCACCACTGAAAAAGACATGATGGGACTGATGGACACCATCCAGCGTGGTTTCTATGCCGGTATGGAACCGAGCAACATGATTCAGGGCTTCAGCAAGATTTCACCTGTCATGGACGTCATAAAGAAGTCGGGGATCGATGCAGCCAAAGAACTCGCCCCACTGCTGATTATGATGGACCAAGCCAGCATGGATGGCAGTTCAGCAGGCAACGCCTTCCGTAAAATTTTCCAGGCGGGCTTGAATCAAGACAAGGTAGATAAGGCCAACAGCATCGCAGCAGGCGCGAACAAGGGCGTCTCGCTCAAATTCACGGATGACAAGGGCAACTTTGCTGGCCTGCAGAACCTGTACGCTCAGGTGGAAAAGCTGAAGGTTCTGAACGATACGGACCGTACGGCCGTAATCAGTAAGCTCTTTGGCGACGACGCCGAAACCATGACCACCTTGAACACCATGATGAACAAGGGGCTCGCCGGCTATCAGGAAATTCAAGAAAAGCTGAGAGTCCAGGCCGACCTGCGTACCCGTGTGAACGAACAGCTCGGCACTCTCACCAACGTCATGGAAGCGGCCGAGGGCAGTTTCACCAACGCCATGGCCGAGTTCGGCGCTGCTGTTGCTCCAGAGCTGAAAAGTCTCATCAACACCCTAGGAGAACTTGCCAATGGAGTGGGTACCTGGGCGCGGGAAAATCCGAAACTGGCCGGCGGCCTGGTAAAGGTCGTCGCGGCTGTCGCGGCTGCAGCCCTAGTCTTCGGCACGCTGGCATTGACCATGGCAAGCATGCTCGGCCCTTTCGCCGTGCTGCGTTACGGCATGGCGATGTTCGGCATCCGGCTGGGAAGCATCAAAGCTCAACTGATCGGAACCCGTATCGCAGCCGCTAGCGCCGGTGTAGAGGTGGGCCGGATGGGGAAAGTCTGGAAAACCGTCACGGCCAGCCGGGCGGCCAGTGGGATCATGAGCGTCATCCCTACGCTAATCAGTTCCGCGCGACTTGCGGCAGTCAGCGTATTACCAATGCTCAGCGGCGCCATCAGCACGGTCGGCGCGACCATCCTGGCTACCCCGGTCGGATGGCTAATAGCCGCCGTCGCGGGCCTGGTCGCGGCCGCGTTGCTGATTTACAAATACTGGAAACCGATCAAGGGTTTCTTCCTCGGTTTCTGGCAGGGACTTACCGAAGCCCTGCAGCCGGTGCTCGCCGGGTTCGGTAAGTTCGGGGGGCTGCTGATCAGCCTGGCGAAAGCGGCCTACTCGATTCCGGTTATCGGTTTTGCGTTGCGTCTGCTTGGCAGCATCGTTCGCCCCCTATTCAACATGATCTCCTCCGGCATCAGAAGGGTTATCGGTTGGTTCACCGACCTGCTGAAACCGGTCGAAGACGTCGGCGGTGCCGCCCAGTCAATGGGCCAACGCTTCGGCGCAGCCATCGGCAACATGATCATGACGCTGCTGCAAAGCATCGGCTCCATCGCAAACGGCGCGGTCAATGTGTGGACCACTATCAAAACCAGCTTTGACCAGGGCCTTGCGGGCATCCTGCAACTGATCATCAACTTCAGCCCGCTTGGCTTGTTCTACCAGGCGTTCGCCGGGGTCATGAGTTACTTCGGCGTAGAGCTGCCTGGGAAATTCACCGAATTCGGCGGGATGATCGTCAATGGTCTGGTCAACGGACTGAAAGCTGGCCTCGGCGCCGTCAAAAGCACCATCAGCTCCATTGGCGACTCCAGCATCGGATGGTTCAAAGAAAAGCTCGGCATCCACAGCCCGTCACGGGTGTTCGCTGAGCTGGGCGGCTTCACCATGGAGGGGCTGACAAAAGGCCTGGAGGGTGGACAGAAGGGACCGCTCAATGCGTTGTCGAGCATGGGCAAGCAGCTGACAGCCGCCGGCACTCTGGCTTTAACCGCAACAGCCATGCCGGCATTGGCGGTCGATGATCGTCCTCCTATCAGCAGCGCGGGTACATCGGTGGTCTACGACAGCCACGACACCTACCAAATCACTATCGCAGCAGCGCCTGGCATGGACATGCAAGCCATGGAGAAAAGCCTGCGCGCCATGCTCAACAAGATTGAAAACGAAAAGCGCGCGCGTCAGCGCAGCAAGTTATCGGACCGGGATTAA
- a CDS encoding GpE family phage tail protein, translating to MADLAVVFHWAPADMDQLGLQDLMDWRERARVRSSNDGE from the coding sequence ATGGCCGATCTGGCTGTGGTTTTTCACTGGGCACCGGCTGATATGGATCAGTTGGGCCTGCAAGACCTGATGGACTGGCGCGAACGCGCCAGGGTACGGAGTTCCAACGATGGCGAATGA
- a CDS encoding phage tail assembly protein: MKNETTEQPDVQQLADENTVILDTPIRRGTTSINSITLRKPNSGELRGVSLVELLQMDVASLIKVLPRISTPSLTAVEVAGMDPADLLALSSKISGFLLQKSAKTDASLVA; this comes from the coding sequence ATGAAGAACGAAACCACCGAACAACCTGACGTGCAGCAGCTGGCCGACGAGAACACCGTCATTCTCGATACACCGATCCGTCGCGGGACCACCAGCATCAACAGCATCACACTGCGCAAGCCCAACTCCGGCGAGTTACGCGGCGTGAGCCTGGTAGAGCTGCTGCAGATGGATGTCGCCAGCCTGATCAAGGTTCTGCCGCGTATCAGCACGCCAAGCCTCACCGCCGTCGAAGTCGCCGGCATGGACCCGGCCGACCTACTGGCCCTGAGCAGCAAAATCTCCGGTTTTTTGTTGCAGAAGTCGGCGAAGACGGATGCATCCCTCGTCGCGTAG
- a CDS encoding phage major tail tube protein, with protein MAMPRKLKNINLFNDGNSYLGLVKSLTLPSLGRKMEAYRGGGMNGPVKADLGMSDDGIQFEWKTGGLDLISLRQFGAVNASSVALRFSGPYQQDDTGEVSNVEVVVRGRHETIEMGDAQPGEDTEHSMTTTCSYYKLTVDGEEIIEIDLLNFVEKVNGVDMLEKHRNGMGI; from the coding sequence ATGGCAATGCCTCGCAAGCTCAAAAACATCAACCTGTTCAATGACGGCAACAGCTATCTCGGCTTGGTGAAGTCCCTCACCCTGCCCTCCCTCGGCCGCAAGATGGAAGCGTATCGCGGCGGCGGCATGAATGGCCCGGTCAAAGCTGACCTGGGCATGTCCGACGACGGCATCCAGTTCGAATGGAAGACCGGTGGCCTCGATCTGATCTCTCTGCGTCAGTTCGGCGCGGTCAACGCCTCCAGTGTGGCCCTGCGATTCTCTGGCCCTTACCAGCAAGACGACACAGGCGAAGTCAGCAATGTGGAAGTGGTTGTGCGTGGCCGTCACGAAACCATCGAGATGGGCGATGCCCAGCCCGGCGAGGACACTGAACACTCCATGACCACCACCTGCAGCTACTACAAGCTGACCGTAGATGGCGAAGAAATCATCGAGATCGATCTGCTCAACTTTGTCGAGAAGGTCAACGGTGTGGACATGCTGGAGAAGCACCGCAACGGCATGGGCATCTGA